One window from the genome of Aminivibrio sp. encodes:
- a CDS encoding GntR family transcriptional regulator codes for MLLKEKYKTKSGFVYELMREKIVSGEWPQGMNIIVASVARDLGVSAIPVREAMKLLGAEGLVVLEPHKGARVTEFDPEKIMEVMSVRGVLEGYAAAAALPFLDAETFADLHRRVEEMDDFVRAGQCDRFIAANKEFHRAIYSKGPFPLLNEMIFKLWDGGGFSHIVFAFRPERMEVAGRDHRAILESLEKNDGESAERLIREHKLGLARVLCAMGKKGSSDR; via the coding sequence ATGCTGTTGAAGGAAAAGTACAAGACGAAGTCCGGTTTCGTGTACGAGCTGATGCGGGAGAAAATCGTCTCCGGAGAGTGGCCCCAGGGGATGAACATCATCGTCGCCTCGGTGGCGAGGGATCTCGGCGTCTCGGCCATTCCCGTGCGGGAAGCCATGAAGCTCCTGGGGGCCGAGGGGCTCGTTGTGCTCGAACCTCACAAGGGCGCCAGGGTGACCGAGTTCGACCCGGAAAAAATCATGGAAGTCATGTCCGTCCGGGGCGTCCTCGAGGGGTACGCTGCCGCTGCGGCTCTTCCGTTTCTGGATGCTGAAACTTTTGCCGACCTTCACCGCAGGGTCGAGGAGATGGACGATTTCGTCCGGGCCGGGCAGTGCGACCGGTTCATCGCGGCGAACAAGGAATTTCACCGGGCGATCTATTCGAAGGGGCCCTTTCCTCTGCTGAACGAAATGATCTTCAAGCTCTGGGACGGCGGCGGGTTCTCCCATATCGTCTTCGCCTTCCGTCCCGAGAGGATGGAAGTGGCCGGCCGGGACCACAGGGCCATCCTCGAATCCCTGGAAAAGAACGACGGCGAAAGTGCCGAGCGGCTCATCCGGGAGCACAAGCTCGGTCTCGCGAGGGTGTTGTGCGCCATGGGGAAGAAGGGCTCCTCCGACCGCTGA